The proteins below are encoded in one region of Thermothelomyces thermophilus ATCC 42464 chromosome 1, complete sequence:
- a CDS encoding protease — protein sequence MWSIVRSLSLASLISSACTVTAQLSFVASVKQHGKDVDASGLSFVRIPPLEHRWHASRPRRGQNNRTVERDAVSYSANWCGASQHASDSDGIKSVLGYFTAPDLTLRPGTPAPQFAAAWVGIDGAACNTTLLQAGVTTIVNSDGGQSASAWWEWYPEASYTISGLKVKAGEWMSVNITTKDASSAILVIENADTGTSVTLELNNGPQLCRRDAEWILEDFYESGKQVALANFADLWFVDSGATTVGGKNVGFDGATMVHLRDENGNVLCSPEPYDNSNFVVVSKP from the exons GGTCACGGCGCAACTGAGCTTCGTGGCGAGCGTCAAGCAGCACGGCAAGGACGTCGACGCGTCCGGCCTGAGCTTCGTCCGGATCCCGCCCCTGGAACACCGCTGGCATGCGTCTCGACCCCGTCGAGGACAGAACAACAGGACGGTCGAGAGGGATGCCGTCAGCTACAGCGCCAATTGGTGCGGTGCGTCGCAGCACGCGTCCGACTCGGACGGCATCAAGAGCGTGCTCGGCTACTTCACCGCCCCGGACCTGACGCTGCGACCAGGCACGCCGGCGCCGCAGTTCGCCGCTGCATGGGTTGGGATTGATGGGGCCGCGTGCAACACGACCCTACTGCAGGCGGGCGTGACGACCATT GTCAACTCGGACGGGGGCCAGAGCGCTTCGGCATGGTGGGAGTGGTACCCAGAAGCTTCCTACACCATCAGCGGCCTCAAGGTCAAGGCGGGCGAGTGGATGTCGGTCAATATCACGACCAAGGATGCTTCAAGCGCCATTCT AGTCATCGAGAACGCGGATACTGGCACGTCGGTCACCCTGGAGCTAAACAACGGGCCGCAGCTGTGCCGCCGGGATGCCGAGTGGATCTTGGAGGATTTCTACGAATCGGGCAAGCAGGTTGCGTTGGCCAACTTTGCGGATCTGTGGTTCGTCGACTCCGGAGCGACAACGGTCGGCGGAAAGAACGTGGGCTTCGACGGGGCGACCATGGTGCACCTGCGGGACGAAAACGGCAACGTGCTGTGCTCGCCAGAGCCCTACGACAACTCCAACTTTGTAGTCGTCTCAAAACCCTAG